A window of the Limanda limanda chromosome 8, fLimLim1.1, whole genome shotgun sequence genome harbors these coding sequences:
- the snapc5 gene encoding snRNA-activating protein complex subunit 5: MHSRLQELKKEEETLLKIKVMLQDQLNRLKFEEGALKSIINAQSEEDGASQRLSPEPEVQINLDDESEINQTKLLLNAAVDFDMEDEEEEEDDDDDEGDEEDELDDDNELRFVPEEDEDEDEDDY, from the exons ATGCACAGCCGTctgcaggagctgaagaaggaagaggagactcTCCTCAAAATCAAAGTGATGCTACAAGACCAGCTGAACAGACTGAAG tttgaagaAGGGGCCTTGAAATCTATCATTAACGCTCAATCAGAAGAGGACGGAGCCTCTCAACGCCTGTCCCCAGAGCCTGAG GTTCAAATAAACCTTGATGATGAGAGCGAAATCAATCAAACCAAACTGCTACTGAACGCCGCTGTAGATTTTGAcatggaggacgaggaggaagaagaggacgacgatgatgatgagggtgatgaggaagatgaattAGATGATGACAATGAGCTCAGATTTGTgcctgaggaggacgaggacgaagacgaagacgattACTGA